The window TGACATAGCCGAGCAGCACAAATGGAGCTCCCCATATGAGTATTTTGAAATAAGTGACGGCATGCTCCGTTACCTCGGGCTCCGGCCGATAAATTGATAATGCGATGTTTTGAATCAAGGTTTGACAAGCAATGAAAATAAGACTCATTATCAATGCGGTCACAAACGGCCGGACAAAAGCATAATAACGATCTTGCTCATGCCCGCTTCCTAAGGACTGCGCAGAAAATCCGGATGTACTCACCCGCAAAAATCCGAATAACCAATATAATGTATTGAAAATCACGGCACCGATGGCTACTCCACCGATATAAGAGGCATTGCCAAGCCTCCCTACGACCGCCGTATCGACCGCCCCTAATAGAGGCTGAGTGACGGTCGAAATGACAAAAGGGATAGCCAGTGCTAAGTATTCTTTATATTTCATAGACACCTCGCAGACGTACATATTGAGCAGTGATTCATGTTCTTCTTCGAGGAAATCGAAGTGATTTCATCACCCTTTCTTGCAATAGGCGGAAATGTGACCATTAAAAAAGAGCATTTAAACCAAATAGGTTCAAATGCTCACAAAAATGAGATAATCTGTCTTCAGCTAACAGAAATGACTTTTCGTAAACACACTCTCCTCTATTCCCGGGGGTTTATTTGTGTTCTTTAAACAGGCAGGTCTCCTGACTTATCCTCGATGCTCTCCGCGTCTTCCCGCTTTAAAAATAAAGCAGTGACATCTTGCAGGTCGCTCCGAATTACAGTGGCGGGTACCGTGTCGGATTTTCACCGAACTTCCCTTTTAAGCTATATGTATAGAAACTACACATAAAGCACCTATTTAAATTAGTATGTAATTGTAATGCCTATTTGCAATTCAGTAACTGAACGCGTATAGCAAGGCCATAATTGATTTCAATATACTATAAAAAAACACAATTGTCTACATCTTCCTGCATAGGGCTTCATTTGCTGACAGGCACTTAGGATTTTTTTCTTTTTCGGACATACAGGGCAATGGATTGAAGAATTAAATTAAGCACACTAATAACGAGGAGCAGTTGAACCGGATAGAACGGTTTGAAATAGCCATCCCAATTCCCGATCCCAGTCATTTGCAACGTCAAATAGCGGGATATCAAATAGGAAAAGACATTTCCGACCATCCAGACAACGATAGAAAACCTCTGCTTATTTTTGTAAGCTAGGACAGCGGGCACGACCAATAGCGGCACATAACCGAACATGGACCAATAGGCAAAATCCACATACATCGCTAGATACCCATAAGGGAAACTATATAAAATCAGGAAAAGTATTGACCAACCGTAGTTTTTCATGTGAGTCACATCCATTTCCGTTGCAGATCTTCGGATGAGTCCATAGTCCGTTTCATTTCCTTTTTGACTTCTTCCCAATCAAAAGTGCTGAAAATGCGGTAATCATCCGGATCTATAATGCGGTAATGCTGACTGACCACATTTTGCTGCAGTCGGTAGTCCTTCCAATTTTCTATGTCCCGCCACCATATGCGTCCGCCCATCGTCTTCCTTCCTGCCGGGCGGATCCGTTCGTACAACACCAGTTCCACCGTCTCGAGCGGATCCTCGCCAAGAGCGGACTGCAACGAAACACTTTCACGGAATAGACCGCAAACTGCCAAAACTACCGTCCATCCAGCCTGCACCCGCCCCTTTTCAATTTGCAGCAACGTTTTCTTAGAGATGCCAAGTAAATCCGCCATCCGCTGTTGGGTATGCCCCTGCTCAGTCCGAATCAACTTCATTTGCTCCGAAACAATATGTATAATTTCTTCTTTTATAATCATAATCACCCCTTTAGTGTAATTATACACCATAAAAACCGAGAGTGCCAGGCACCCAAACAATTCAGAATTGTGTTTAAATTGTTTAGGTGACTGTCCCCGGGGAATGCAAGCAGTGAAACTGTATATTTTTTCTTGCACGATCCAAACTATTGTAATCATCCTAAAGGAGGTACTATTCGTGGAGAGAAGTTCATCAAGCGACAGATACCAGCCGGTCACATCCGTCAACAGTGGCGTCGGTGTGGAAGTAATACCGGACATCTATTGTTACACGGACCAAATCGTCAATGTCGTTTTTTATGGAAAGCAAGGAGAGGGAGAAAAGTGGGTCCTGATCGACGCGGGGATGCCCACATCCGGTAAAAATATTATAGAGGAAGCCGAAAAAAGATTTGGAGCTGGCAATCCGCCGCAAGCGATCGTTTTGACCCATGCCCATTTTGACCATATCGGCGGATTGATTAATGTCCTTGAGGAATGGCCCGTCCCGGTATACGCTCATCCTTTGGAAATTCCGTACATCACCGGGCAACAAGATTATCCCGACCCCGACTTCATGGTGGAAGGCGGCATGGTGGCAAAAATGTCCGCCATGTTTCCAATTGAGGCGATTGATATCGGAGATCGAGCGAATCCGCTGCCTGCCGACAATTCCGTCCCTTCTATGCCTGGATGGAAGTGGATTCATACCCCGGGTCACTCGGCAGGACATGTCACCTTCTATCGCGAGTCTGATGGGGCGTTAATAGCGGGCGATGTGTTTGTCACCGTCCGTCAAGACGCCTTGTATAAAGTCCTCACGCAGGAACGCGAGATGTCCGGACCTCCCCGTTATTTGACACCAGACTGGACTGCCGCCGAACAATCCGTGAAAGCGATGCAAGCACTTCATCCGAAAGTGGCCGTCACCGGACATGGCGTACCGGTCTCAGGCGAATGGCTGGAAGAGAACTTGACGAAGCTTGCGGACAACTTCGCAGAAATGGCAGTGCCCGTCTATGGAAAGTTTGTCGATGGCGATAAACCCGCTCAGTAAATCGACTATTAAGCCTTCTTATCATTCGATAAGGGGGTTTATTAATTTTACAGAGGGATACCCGGATAAAAAGGATTCTCTGACTCCGGTACTTGCAATTCGCAACTTCCTGTCCGACCTAATAGTTGCAAAGCACAACCATTAAAACAATTACTTGCAATAAGCAAATACATCGATCGTTAGATAGTTGCGAAGTACAACTATTGGTCAGAGTCCAGCTTCGCAGACAAGACTTGGATAGATCGCTTGATCGTCTCCATCTCAAACTCGTTCATACCACTGAATAATTGATCAAACCGCGAGGCGAACAATCGGTCCATTTCCCCGACCACCCTCTCACCTTCCACAGTCAATCCTAAGAAATAATATCGCCTATCCTGTTCGGATGGAACTCGCTCGACGTATCCTTTCTTCTCCAGAGACTGTACCTGCCGGGAGAAAGTGGTGATATCCATCACAACATGCCGGGCCACTTTCTGCATCGTCAAATCATCGCGCCCCTCCAATGCAAACAGGATGGCTATTTGAGGCATGGATACTGGTTCGGGAAAGTCTTCATACGCCTGTTTGATGAACCGGGAAAACGAAAAATAGAATTCCAGCACTCACTCCAACCCCTATCAGTTTACATAATATTATTACGCACATCAAAAAGCGCCCCATCAAAAAGGGTCGCTTTGGCTTCAGCCATATGTAATCCGGTCTTCGTCATGCACATCTATCGCATTTTTAATAAAAACGGTCGTCCGTAAAATGAGCGATTCGTTTTCCTCCGTCTCCCATCGTTCATCCGGGACGATTTCAAATGGAATCATATCAGTCTCTTTCGACTTCACACTTCCAACGATTTCGAATTCCTGTTTGGTGATCGTATTATCGATGATCGAAAAATCGCTGTCCCGGACATCGCGTGTCGTCCGTTTCAATAATTCGATTTCAATATGATCAATCAACTGCTCACTTTCCCCACCCTCGATATAAATCGTCCCCGAAAGGGTTTCGCCGAATGCGACGGTCGGTGAGCCGACAATCGTATCCACCTTCATCGTTCCAAAGCCGATGCTTGATAAAAATTGCTTCAACATACAAAAATGCCTCCCATGCGTTAGTGTCCTTCTCTATTCCCTATAGTATCCAGTATAACGCATTTGCCCTTAATCGGTTAAAGTGAAACTTCCTCCCTCATTCTTTTCCGCAGTCGCGAGGTCTTTTACAATTTTCCCCTTCTCTAAAAACAAGATGCGATCTCCTAAACCGCGGGCCTCTTCCATATCATGCGTTACAATCAAAAAAGGGATTTGCCAAAGTTCATGCAGGCGTAAAAGTTCCGACTGACACTCCTTTCTCGTCTCACGATCCAATGCAGACAACGGCTCGTCCAATAACAGAATAGCCGGCTCTGTTACGAGAGCCCGGGCCAAAGCGACCCGCTGCTGTTCCCCGCCCGAAACTTGATGAGGGTATTTGGATAATAGATGCTGGATGCCTAACAGGTACACCAACCTCTCTACGACGGAGGATTGCTTTTCCTTCCTCACTCCATACGTAATATTCTTTTCAACAGTCATATGAGGAAAAAGCGCGTAATCCTGGAACAGATAACCTACATGCCGTTTTCTTGGCAAAAGCGGTTTTTGGCCTTCCTGAAAGAAAACCATCTCGTCCAATGTGATCGATCCGGCATCGGGGTGAACCAGTCCGGCAATCGAGTTGAGGATGGTCGTTTTCCCGGATCCTGAAGGACCGACGAGGACGACAATTTCTTTATTCATTGCAAATGCCACATCCAGCTCGAAATGGGCCAGTTCCTTTTTCATCTGTACTTTTAGCATTCGATTCCTCCCCTATCGCCGATCGTTCGCAAACCGCCGCATGCTTCGTTTGCTCCACCAATTCAGCCAAAGAATCGTGCTGAATCCGAGCGCAACGATGATGATCACCCAAAACGTCGCTTTTTCCATCTGTCCTGCCTCTACGGCAAAATAGATTGCCATCGGAATGGTGTCCGTTTTCCCGGGGATATAACCGGCCAGCATGAGAGTCGCACCAAACTCTCCAAGCCCCCGGGCGAAAGAAAGGACAAGTCCCGCTAATAAACCCGGCCAGGCAAGCGGAAACGACACCGTCCAAAAAACTCGCCATTCCGAGGCTCCCATCGTCCGCGCTGCATTTTCAAGCCGGATATCAATATTTTCGAATGCGGCAGCGGCGCTTTGGTACATTAAGGGAAACGAGACGACAATGGATGCGATGACAGCCGCCATCCAAGTAAACACGATCTGGATGTCAAAGGTGTCCCACAGCCAACCGCCGATCCATCCTTTTTTCCCAAAGAGGATGAGTAATCCGAAGCCGACAACCGTTGGTGGTAAAACGAGCGGCAAAAGAAAGAACGATTCCACTATGCTTTTTCCAAAAAATGATTTCCTGCTAAAAAAATAAGCGAAAAACAAACCGAAGATGAAAACGAAAGAGGTGGAGATGGCTGCCACTTTCAATGATAATACTAGTGGTGTGTAATTCAATTCGGACATACGCCCTCCCTCTTTTTATTTAAAACCGTATTTTCGTAACGTCTCCAGCCCTTTGTCACTCATCAAGTAATCTAGAAATGACTGCGCAGCCTTTTCGTGTTCAGATTCCCGAATAATCGCGCCCGGATAGATGATCGGGGAATGCCATTCGTCATCCGCTTTCGCCAACACCTTCACTTTGTCCGAAATGACGGCGTCGCTCGAATAGACAACCCCAAGATCTGCATTCCCCATCTCAACATGCGTCAATACTTGCCGGACATCGGATCCGAGCACGAGTTTTTCTTGGAGCGGCTCCCATAATCCGAGATGTTCGAACACTTCCTTTGAATACCGGCCAACGGGCACCGTTTCTGGTTCTCCTATCGCAAAATGCTGGATGGAACCAAGGTCAATCTTTTTGAATGAAGGGATTTCCAATGTTGAGTCCTTGGCCGAAATCAATACAAGAGAATTCGACGTGAAATCGACACGAGAATCATCCACGACTAACCCCTTCGCCCCCAACTTATCCATATCCTTTTCGCTTGCCGATAAAAAGACGTCCACAGGCGCGCCTTGTTCAATTTGGGTTGCCAATTTTCCGGAGCTCCCGAAATTGAATATTAATGTTACGCCTTCATGCTGACTCTCATATGTACGTTGAATATCCGTCAAGGCATCCGTCAGACTGGCTGCCGCCGACACGAGCAATTCCACTTCCGGCGTTTGCGCGTTCTCCGATCCCCCACCTGAGCAGCCGAACAGTAAGGAGGAGAATAAAATGACGGACAGCAATAGAGAAACTCTCTTCATTATACCAATTACCTCTTTCTATTAATGGAAATCGCATATAATTCCTTATCATTGAACGTACCACACTCCAACGAAAATGGTATACAGATGCGCTCAACCAGTTCATTCAGATGGATAGAATTTAACACCATGGCATTCCTCAGTAAGTTGTTCAACTTTTCTAAACATTGCTTGATAGGAAAGTGAAAATATGCTACAGTTGAAAGAACTTCGAACGAGCGCTCAATCATTACTATTATCTATATTTTTAATTGCGAGGGGGATTCTGATGAAAGCGATTGTATTACGAGAAACTGGTGGGCCTAATCAAGTACGATACGAAGAAGTGGAAGTTCCGACGCCGAAATCCGATGAAGTGGTAATTCGACTGAAATATGCAGCGTTAAACCGAAGAGATTTATGGATCACGTATGGTATGTACCCGGGGATGCAGCTACCGTCCATTTTAGGTTCGGATGGGGCTGGTGAAGTGGTTGCAGTCGGAGATCAAGTGACCAATATCCAGACTGGCAGTGCGGTTGTCATCAATCCTAGTTTAAATTGGGGGGAAAGTAGAGTCCATTATAGCCCGGAACATCGGACTTTAGGAATGCCATCCGATGGGACGTTTGCCGAATATGTAACTGTTGCGGCTGAAAACGTCTATGCGAAACCGGACCATCTTTCCTGGGAAGAGGCAGCTGCGGTGCCATTGGCGGGCTTAACCGCATACCGCGCTCTCATGTATAGGGGTAGTCTGCAAGAGGGCGAGAATGTTCTCATTCCAGGTATAGGGGGCGGCGTTGCATTGACCGCATTACAGATTGCGGTCGCTCATGGGGCGAATGTCTATGTCACCTCGAGCAGCGATGCAAAACTCGAAAAGGCCAAACAGCTAGGGGCGGCAGGCGGGGTGAACTATCGCTCAGACAATTGGGTAAAAGAGATGAAGAAACTGATGGGCGGCGCTGATCTTGTCATCGATGGGATTGGCGGCGAAAACTTTAATCATATGGTCGCGTTAGCAAACCCGGCTGGACGGATCGTCAACTATGGAGCGACGATGGGGCCGATTAAAGAACTCGTACTCCCCCGCATCTTCTTCAAGCATCTCGATATTCGAGGGACGACAATGGGTAGTCCGGAAGATTTCAAGGAAATGCTCCAATTTTTTGAAGAACATCGGGTATCGCCGTATATCGAACAATCATTCCCGCTCGAAGCAGCCGCCGACGCGCTGGTCTACATGGAAAAGGGAGAGAATTTCGGGAAGATCACTTTGGAAATATAGTGATAATAATAAAGAGCTTCCCGGAAAGTCGGCGGTACCTGACTTTCCGGGAAGCTCCTTTTATTGGACGACAATGGCGCCGACATCCGTTTTCAGTTTGATCAAGTTCTTCCCGTCTCCGTAGACGGTCTTGCTGTTTTTCGAGCCGAAGATATTTATGGAGCCGACGTCTGTTTCAGCAAGGATCGTCGCGTTCGTCGGTTCTTTTTTCGTCTGGACGGAAATTTTTCCGACATCAGTCTTCAAATCGATCGATCGGTCCAAATCCGGCGTCTTCAGCGAAATCATCCCCGTATCCGTCTTCGCTGTAATTTCACCTTCCACCTGGTCGAGTTCGATCAGTCCATTATCCGTTTCTACGCGCACCACGTCTGCTTCAACTTCTGTTACGGCGATTTTGCCATTATCCGTTTCTACATCCAATTCACTCATCTGAAGTCCCTCGACTGAAATCTTGCCGTTATCGCTTTTCACTTGGAAAGACTCATATTGCTTTTCGGGCACTTCGATCACGACCGTCACAGGCTTGTAACCGAATGGGAGGAACCCCCATATTTTCTTGTCCTTCAACTTGACTGTCAACATGCCATCTTCTATTTGCGCTTTCACCAAACCTTTGCGCTGTCCCTTTTTACCGACAACTTCAATCGTCGCCGTGTCATCTTTCGACGGCCGGATCTCCACGACGGCATTTGACCCACTCACGTGAAGCCGTTCAAATGAATCCGTCATCACAACGGATTTATCAAAGCCGAATAATGAATGGATCGCATACCTGACCCCGAACACCCCCGCAATCAAAACCACAATGACGATAATCAGCTTATTCCGCACTCGCCCTTCCACCTTTCCCTGAATCCTTCCCTCTCTTATTCCTAGTATAGGATAGAACGATTCCATAGAGAACGGACTCCGGCTCTGTTTGATTTACGGCTTAGGTCGTAGTTTAACTTGAGTTTAAGGTCCTGGCATAAAGATAAGCAGTTTAAAAGCATGACATCTATATAAAACGTACTAAAGAAGTGGACATTACCAGCCAACCGTTGCTTTCCGTTCCAGGCGGACGCTTTCCGCGGGCACGGCTTCAATCAATCGAACAGCGAAGGGTTCGATTTGCCGTATTTCTGCGCCCTTTGCGGAAATTAAGGCATCCTCCTGTTGCCAAACGCTACGCTTTTTGGCACAAAGGCCGTTGCCTTCGCTGGAGTCGCCGCCCTACACTACAAGCAACTGGAGCCACCCATTACAAATCATTTATTCGTTCTATATAATGCCTTATTTGATTAAATTTCTATTCCGATTTTTCATAATAGAGCTCTTCATTCGACTCAAACTTATTGTAACGCAGCTTGAAGAGGGTGAATAAATGGGACAATACGACTTTCAGTACGGCGTAGCCTGGTATTGCAAGAATGACGCCCGCCACTCCAAATAAGGAACCCGATGTCAACAAGACGAAAATGATGGTGATCGGATGGATCCGCAACGTTTTCCCCATGATTTGCGGAGAAATGAACTTCCCGTCGACCAACTGGACAATAGTCCAAACAATCGCCAACTTCAAAAGCATGATCGGCGACGTGACAATGGCAATGATGACTGCTGGCGTGATCGCGATGATCGGGCCCAAATATGGGACGACACTCGTGAACATCGCCAATGTTCCAAGCAATAAGGCATAATCCATTCCAATGATCAAGAACCCGATCGAAACCATGATTCCGATACAGATAGAGACGAGGATCTGGCCTTGGATATATGCGCTGATCTGATGATCCGCATCGTGAAAAATGACTTCGGCATCATCGCGCATGCGAGGGGGCAGCATTTTCAAAATGACTTTCGGCAATTTTTCGCCGTCCTTCAAAAGATAAAACAAGATGAATGGCACCGTCACGATTGCCAAGATGAATCCGGTCAATGCCGAAAGGAAGGTGCTCACTCCGTTAGCAATGCCGCCCACCATATCTGCAAACATCTTACCAACATTGCCAAGACCCGAGTCAAACAGGGAATTCACATTGATATTCAATTCATTATAATAAGAGGCGAAAATCGAAGTCTTGAAAAAGTCATCGATATTGATCAACAACTGCCTGAAATAGGTCGGAAAATCTTCGACCAAATTGTGGAACTGGGTTCGTAAAAATGGGAAGACGAGGAAGATCAGCAATGTAATCAAACCGATCATCCCGACGAAAAGGATCAAAATCCCCCACACCCGCTTCACCTTCGCCTTTTCCAACAGCCTTAAGATCGGACGCAATAAATAATAGGCAATCGTTGCTAAGATGACAGGCAAGACGACGGTCGAGAAGAACACTTTGATCGGATAAAAAATAAAGGATATATGTTGGTACACGAGGATGATCAAACCGATTAATAATACGGAAACGAGAACGAAAAGCGTCGTCTGTCCCCCGAGAAACCGGATGACATTCGACAGCTTCCCATCCTTCTTTTCATTCCTCGCTTGCGCTGGCTTTTTTTCGTCCATAATTGTTACCTTTCACCTTCCTCCGAATTTATACCATTCCATTCTTAATCCAGCTTCATGCCGAGGAATTTCGAGATCGCTTCCCTATTCTTCTCCACATCGACTTCGATGACAGAGCCCGCGTGTGAATAGTTGGCGAATGAATAGGAACCTTCCACTGGCACTGTCATCGTTTCGACGTCCGCCCCCTTATTCATGAGGAGAGTGGCCGCGCGGGACAGTTCATCTTTTGTCGTAAGATCCGTTTTAATATAGCCCGATAAAGCGCCGGCCAGTTTCGGCACATGCAGCAGCATGCCTGGACTCATCGCCTCTTCCTTCATCGCGGAGATGATTTCCTGCTGTCTGCCGACCCGACCGAAATCCCCTTCCGCATCTGCCCGGAATCGTGCATAGCCCAATAATTCCTTGCCGTTCAACCGTTTCTTGCCCGGCGTCAAAGTGACCCCGATTTTTTCGGACATCTCTTTTTTCACGTCAATTTCCACGCCATTCGGGAATGCAATATCGACGATAGACTCGAAATTATCGAAGTCCACTGCGGCATAATGATGAATCGGAACACCGAACATTCCGGAGATTGTATCTTTAGTTGCTTGCACTCCCTTCAAGTAATACGCCGTATTCAACTTATACGATTTATAGCCGGGAATATCCGCATAGATGTCACGCATGAAAGAGATGACCCGGATTTTCTGCTCGCTTTTATCCCAAGACAGGACCATCATCGTATCGGTACGGGATTTTCCGCCTCCGTCATCGTCCGTTCCGAGCAATAGATAATTCTCCACGGTAGGATATTTCGGATCTACGGCATCCCCCTTAAAATCACCCGGGTTGATGACGTTTCCGCTTGCCAGTGACTTACCGGCGTTATATTGGATATAGGAATAAGCTCCGATTCCTAAAAAACAAAGGGCCAATACGGTGAATAGTACGCGGCCGACCCGCAATCTTTTTTTTCTTCGCCTTCTAGGCATAGGCTCTCCATAATGATCTTCCATCCGCGTATTCCTCCAAATTCTTATCTATGTAGTAGGACGGCAAGGCCTCGTCCGGGTTGCACAGTGTCATGAAGATTATAGCATATTACCCATAGCGGGCACTGTGTGTTTTGCCCTAACGGAGGAAGCGGAATGAATGCGCGTCCTGGAGTCCAACCTGCTACAATGGAAGAATGGATATGGAGGTGTATTTACAATGAAAGAAAAAGCGGCATTTGCAGGCGGTTGCTTCTGGTGCATGGTCAAACCGTTCAAAGAATGGGACGGCATCGAAGACGTCGTTTCGGGATATATGGGTGGACAACTGGAACATCCAACTTATGAAGATGTCAAAAAAGGGGATTCCGGTCATTTGGAAGTGGTCGAGATTACATACGATCCAGCGATTTTTTCCTATGAACAGCTTCTTGATGTGTATTGGCAACAAATCGATCCGACCGATGCGGGAGGCCAATTCCAAGACCGTGGCGATTCGTATACGACTGCTATTTTTTATTACACGGACGTGCAACGAACACTCGCGGAAGTTTCCAAATCGAAGCTGGCAACAAGCGGAAAGTTCCAAAAACCAATTGTTACGGAAATCCGGCCAGCGGAAACATTCTATCCGGCGGAAGAATATCACCAGGACTATTATCTGAAGGAAAAAGAGCATTATAAAGAAGATCGGGCGCAATCAGGACGGGATGAATTTCTATCCAAGCATTGGGCTTAATTGAATCATTTCAAACAAATAACCGTCCTCCTGTTTTCGGGGGACGGTTATTTCGCTATTATTCTATTTCGTTTTCCGAAATATGAAATCGTTCGATTGTTTTGCTTAGATCCTCGCTAAGCATCGATAGTTTTTCCGCGGTTTCCGTCACGGACTGAATCGCTGAGAGCTGTTCCTCGGTCGAGGCGCTCACCTCTTCACAAGCGGCAGCGGTTTCCTGTGCTGTTGCCGCCATCGTCTGGATCGTCTGGGCCACTTCGTCTTTATAAGAAGACACGCTTTGAATTTGATCGTAGATTCCTTCGATGGAATGTTGCATCGTTTTCATCAAGGAGGAAATTTCATCGAAAGTCAGCTCCGTCTCCGTAACGACACGGCCTTGTCGATTAAAATTATCAATGGTTTCCGTCATTTGCTCGGTCACGGATTTCGACTCGGCTTGCAGTTCCAAGATAGTTGCTTTTACTTGTTCCGTCGAACGGGCGGATTGTTCGGCGAGTTTCCGGACTTCATCCGCAACGACCGCGAACCCTTTTCCGTGTTCCCCGGCCCGAGCCGCTTCAATACTGGCATTTAACGCCAGAAGATTCGT is drawn from Sporosarcina sp. FSL W7-1349 and contains these coding sequences:
- a CDS encoding MBL fold metallo-hydrolase yields the protein MERSSSSDRYQPVTSVNSGVGVEVIPDIYCYTDQIVNVVFYGKQGEGEKWVLIDAGMPTSGKNIIEEAEKRFGAGNPPQAIVLTHAHFDHIGGLINVLEEWPVPVYAHPLEIPYITGQQDYPDPDFMVEGGMVAKMSAMFPIEAIDIGDRANPLPADNSVPSMPGWKWIHTPGHSAGHVTFYRESDGALIAGDVFVTVRQDALYKVLTQEREMSGPPRYLTPDWTAAEQSVKAMQALHPKVAVTGHGVPVSGEWLEENLTKLADNFAEMAVPVYGKFVDGDKPAQ
- a CDS encoding quinone oxidoreductase family protein, which gives rise to MKAIVLRETGGPNQVRYEEVEVPTPKSDEVVIRLKYAALNRRDLWITYGMYPGMQLPSILGSDGAGEVVAVGDQVTNIQTGSAVVINPSLNWGESRVHYSPEHRTLGMPSDGTFAEYVTVAAENVYAKPDHLSWEEAAAVPLAGLTAYRALMYRGSLQEGENVLIPGIGGGVALTALQIAVAHGANVYVTSSSDAKLEKAKQLGAAGGVNYRSDNWVKEMKKLMGGADLVIDGIGGENFNHMVALANPAGRIVNYGATMGPIKELVLPRIFFKHLDIRGTTMGSPEDFKEMLQFFEEHRVSPYIEQSFPLEAAADALVYMEKGENFGKITLEI
- a CDS encoding DUF4097 family beta strand repeat-containing protein, whose amino-acid sequence is MRNKLIIVIVVLIAGVFGVRYAIHSLFGFDKSVVMTDSFERLHVSGSNAVVEIRPSKDDTATIEVVGKKGQRKGLVKAQIEDGMLTVKLKDKKIWGFLPFGYKPVTVVIEVPEKQYESFQVKSDNGKISVEGLQMSELDVETDNGKIAVTEVEADVVRVETDNGLIELDQVEGEITAKTDTGMISLKTPDLDRSIDLKTDVGKISVQTKKEPTNATILAETDVGSINIFGSKNSKTVYGDGKNLIKLKTDVGAIVVQ
- a CDS encoding ATP-binding cassette domain-containing protein gives rise to the protein MLKVQMKKELAHFELDVAFAMNKEIVVLVGPSGSGKTTILNSIAGLVHPDAGSITLDEMVFFQEGQKPLLPRKRHVGYLFQDYALFPHMTVEKNITYGVRKEKQSSVVERLVYLLGIQHLLSKYPHQVSGGEQQRVALARALVTEPAILLLDEPLSALDRETRKECQSELLRLHELWQIPFLIVTHDMEEARGLGDRILFLEKGKIVKDLATAEKNEGGSFTLTD
- the modA gene encoding molybdate ABC transporter substrate-binding protein — its product is MKRVSLLLSVILFSSLLFGCSGGGSENAQTPEVELLVSAAASLTDALTDIQRTYESQHEGVTLIFNFGSSGKLATQIEQGAPVDVFLSASEKDMDKLGAKGLVVDDSRVDFTSNSLVLISAKDSTLEIPSFKKIDLGSIQHFAIGEPETVPVGRYSKEVFEHLGLWEPLQEKLVLGSDVRQVLTHVEMGNADLGVVYSSDAVISDKVKVLAKADDEWHSPIIYPGAIIRESEHEKAAQSFLDYLMSDKGLETLRKYGFK
- a CDS encoding MarR family winged helix-turn-helix transcriptional regulator, whose protein sequence is MLEFYFSFSRFIKQAYEDFPEPVSMPQIAILFALEGRDDLTMQKVARHVVMDITTFSRQVQSLEKKGYVERVPSEQDRRYYFLGLTVEGERVVGEMDRLFASRFDQLFSGMNEFEMETIKRSIQVLSAKLDSDQ
- a CDS encoding sporulation protein, which produces MLKQFLSSIGFGTMKVDTIVGSPTVAFGETLSGTIYIEGGESEQLIDHIEIELLKRTTRDVRDSDFSIIDNTITKQEFEIVGSVKSKETDMIPFEIVPDERWETEENESLILRTTVFIKNAIDVHDEDRITYG
- a CDS encoding helix-turn-helix transcriptional regulator, translating into MIKEEIIHIVSEQMKLIRTEQGHTQQRMADLLGISKKTLLQIEKGRVQAGWTVVLAVCGLFRESVSLQSALGEDPLETVELVLYERIRPAGRKTMGGRIWWRDIENWKDYRLQQNVVSQHYRIIDPDDYRIFSTFDWEEVKKEMKRTMDSSEDLQRKWM
- the modB gene encoding molybdate ABC transporter permease subunit yields the protein MSELNYTPLVLSLKVAAISTSFVFIFGLFFAYFFSRKSFFGKSIVESFFLLPLVLPPTVVGFGLLILFGKKGWIGGWLWDTFDIQIVFTWMAAVIASIVVSFPLMYQSAAAAFENIDIRLENAARTMGASEWRVFWTVSFPLAWPGLLAGLVLSFARGLGEFGATLMLAGYIPGKTDTIPMAIYFAVEAGQMEKATFWVIIIVALGFSTILWLNWWSKRSMRRFANDRR
- the msrA gene encoding peptide-methionine (S)-S-oxide reductase MsrA, whose product is MKEKAAFAGGCFWCMVKPFKEWDGIEDVVSGYMGGQLEHPTYEDVKKGDSGHLEVVEITYDPAIFSYEQLLDVYWQQIDPTDAGGQFQDRGDSYTTAIFYYTDVQRTLAEVSKSKLATSGKFQKPIVTEIRPAETFYPAEEYHQDYYLKEKEHYKEDRAQSGRDEFLSKHWA
- a CDS encoding LCP family protein translates to MEDHYGEPMPRRRRKKRLRVGRVLFTVLALCFLGIGAYSYIQYNAGKSLASGNVINPGDFKGDAVDPKYPTVENYLLLGTDDDGGGKSRTDTMMVLSWDKSEQKIRVISFMRDIYADIPGYKSYKLNTAYYLKGVQATKDTISGMFGVPIHHYAAVDFDNFESIVDIAFPNGVEIDVKKEMSEKIGVTLTPGKKRLNGKELLGYARFRADAEGDFGRVGRQQEIISAMKEEAMSPGMLLHVPKLAGALSGYIKTDLTTKDELSRAATLLMNKGADVETMTVPVEGSYSFANYSHAGSVIEVDVEKNREAISKFLGMKLD
- a CDS encoding AI-2E family transporter, with product MDEKKPAQARNEKKDGKLSNVIRFLGGQTTLFVLVSVLLIGLIILVYQHISFIFYPIKVFFSTVVLPVILATIAYYLLRPILRLLEKAKVKRVWGILILFVGMIGLITLLIFLVFPFLRTQFHNLVEDFPTYFRQLLINIDDFFKTSIFASYYNELNINVNSLFDSGLGNVGKMFADMVGGIANGVSTFLSALTGFILAIVTVPFILFYLLKDGEKLPKVILKMLPPRMRDDAEVIFHDADHQISAYIQGQILVSICIGIMVSIGFLIIGMDYALLLGTLAMFTSVVPYLGPIIAITPAVIIAIVTSPIMLLKLAIVWTIVQLVDGKFISPQIMGKTLRIHPITIIFVLLTSGSLFGVAGVILAIPGYAVLKVVLSHLFTLFKLRYNKFESNEELYYEKSE